The sequence below is a genomic window from Salvelinus namaycush isolate Seneca chromosome 2, SaNama_1.0, whole genome shotgun sequence.
AGAGGGAGAGGACGGCAGCCTCAAGGAGAATGTGCCCCCTAGTGGTGTGGCTGTGGTCAGTACCTACGcgcgtgtctgtgtgcgtgcgtgtggcgAGTCTGAAAAATTTGGTGTTGAGGTGTGTAGCGAGAGAGCGACAGAGGGAACATGCAGTGTGAGTCTGTGAAATAAACGATACACTGTGTGTGAAGATTAGTTAATTGGATAGGGGAGCAGCGTTTAAACTGATAAAAACTGTAAACCAATGAAAGCTGGTGTGCTGTAAGTAAATAAACTCCTACAAGTGTCCTAAAAATCCTGCTTTAAAACATGAATACACAGTGGCAGTAATCTCTTTCATATTGATTTTTATGTACAATTGTACATGGGTGAACAAGCTGTACTGTATATTTGATTTGCTGacaggttctctctctctttctctcagagcCAGGCTTTAGAGTCCTACAGCAGAAAAGTTGCTGTAGCAGAGACCAATGGTGAGTCAGCTTTAATTTCCCTATCTCCCATGATGTCATCCCCCACAGCTCTCGGCTGGGGATGCTGAGGACAGAACCGCACCCAGCTGCTCTCGCCTCTGATTGGTCCTCTGTAATCTATGTTAAAGGGCAGAGAGGGGTGAAACCCCGACTGGGTTATTACCCTGAGTTACTGCTCTGTGTCTAGGCGTCTCTCTCGTCTCAAGATTTTTTTGTGAAAAGCCAGGCTccctttttttattattatattgcTCTGCCCAACTGTGACACTGACTTCCTCTGCAGCCAAGATGGAGTCCCTGTAGTCTCACTGGTATGTTGTGTGTTTGGTCTGTTTCAGGTGATGGCATGGACACACCTACCTCTAAGGATAGTACCTCTTCTCCATCCTCAGCCCACAGTGACCCGCCCAAGGCAGCCAGGGTGAGTCCCCTCCATAACCTCCATCACAATGACACGTACAACATGTATTCTATCAAGGAAATCGATAGGACCGCTATAAAATCTGACGACAAGACTTGTTACTGACAAACACTATGCAGTGTATGAAAGGTAAATTCTTAGTGTCTGTGTGTAGAAGTTCTGCCTGCCCGTGAGGGAGACGTGCATTGCATGCCTGAAGACGGTGTACCCGTTGGAGAGGCTGGTGGCTAACACCCAGATCTTCCACACCTCCTGCTTCCGCTGTCTGCACTGCAACACCAAGCTCAGGTACTTGGGACACTCGCTCCCCACGGGACACTTCAAATAACATTATATAATAACATTATACACATTTCCCATTCCAAAACATTTAGAAACCATAGGAGAAAGAACAAAGAACATGCAAAAACAGTATTGTGTATCGTGCATCATAATACAGTATCTTAACAAAATGCTTTTTTAATCGAATTTATCACAAGAGAAACATTAGAGAAACATTACTTTTGAATGTACATTTGTATGAAATGTCAAGTAAATCCAGTACTGCTTTCAGTAACCTGTGTCTGCATGTATCTAAAGTATGTTTTTCTGGTTCTTTGCTGCCCTCTGCTGTACAGTCTGGGAAACTACGCCTCTCTGCACGGTAATGTCTACTGCAATCCCCACTTCAGCCAGCTGTTCAAGGCCAAAGGCAACTACGACGAAGGCTTCGGCCACCGGCCCCACAAGGAACTGTGGACACCCCGTgccgagggagaggaggaggaagagggagtagACCGGGAGGTGGAGAAGAAGCCAAAGGAGCAGGCAGAAAGAGTGGCGGCGGTGTCCCTTCCAGCCTCCTCAGCCAAGCAGCCCAGCCCCACGGTAGAGGAGTCTCCCCTGGCCAAGGTGACGGACCTGACTGCCTCTCTGGAGACACGCAGCCACACTACCTCCACTGAGAAACTCTCCAGCGCCGAGAAAATACCAGAGGCCCGCAAGCTGAGGGTTGCCTGGCCCCCTCCTGCTGACAGCGATGCTGGGACCTCTCAAATTCTGGAGGCTGGTAGTGGTGTGGGCCGGCCCTGGAGAGCCAAGTGGCCCCCAGAGGGCGAGGTGTCATTGTCCACCCAGAGCCACGACAGGACCGAGCTGAAGAGCCTGAGGAGGAGCTCGTCTCTGAAGGAGCGAAGTCGGCCTTTCTCGGTGGCCCCCAGCCTCACCACCACCAATGCCCTCGGGCCACGGGAGCCCCGCCGACCCCTCAAATCCCTGCTGGATAGGAGGGGATCACTGGAGGACAGCCGCTCCATGCCTAGGGAACCAGAACCAAAaccccagagggagagagaggaggaaaggcaGGAGAGCAAAATTGAGCGCAAGCCCGCCCCGCCCAGCGGCAGTGTGGTGGATGAAGAGACCAGctcagaggaggaggtggagagtcTGCCGGCGgcacaggaggagaagagagatgagCCGATGAAGAGAGGAAAAGAAGTAGAAGAGGCTTCTCTGAAATGCCAATCTGCCTCTCCGGATATCTCAgcgtctccctctctgtccccgcAGCCCAAACACAACCGCAGCTCCCAGGATGTGGGCTTCTGGGAGggcgaggaggaggggggggagggcgAGCAGCTCACCGTAGAGGAGATGATCAAGAGGAACCGCTActatgaggaagaggaggaggaggaagatgatgtCTGAACAGACACTCCACTCTGAATCTGGCTGGATTTAGACTGGATATGCACACCAACACATTCTGTCCCTAGTACTCCCCGTCCACCATATATAACCCAGGGAGTTTTTAAAAGTGCAGGGATAAAACCATGGGGACCCACTTGTTGAATTTTTCTCTGCTTGGGTACAATCTGTGATCATTTTGATTGTTTGTTTCATTCACACTAGGAAAGTTAGCAATAAATCAGTCTTACTACACTACATAAAACCAAATAGCCTGATTCTTTTGTTTTCTGAGGGAGCCTGATAGAAGGGAGTGGTAGATTGTAGCCGATTTAGATTGAAAGCATTGAATACTGttttccatgttttttttttacactggtTAAGGCTGGTCTGTGTCTTTTTTTAAACTGGAAGTGAATACAGTTACGATATATATGACACATCTTTTATATAATCTAGGAAAGATTACATCGGCTATATCATTCTCTAAACTGGAAATTATCTTATGTTAACATTTCGCTTTTTGTTGATGAAGAAAGACTAAGGACTTCTGACAGGAAAGCCTCTCAAATAAATATGCATGTTTGTATTTGCAAATCAGATGCTTTATATAGCCTTTGCTTCACAGGTACTTAAGTGGACTAGTCCATACCACTGCCAGATGGATAATAGGAGAAGAGACGTTCTAAAATGATCACAAGCAGTCGCTTCATCTCTTTGATAATACTTGAGAATCAAAAAAGGCTTGTGATAAGAATGTGGTAAATTGATCATGGCCGAGTAAACCAACAGTGTACTTTGAGTTTTTGGGTCCTTTACCTTCCTGGATTTATGTTTTTAGTTGTCCTTTGACACAGTGCCTGTTTTAAATTGTTTTAAAAGCATCCTATTTTATAATGAATTTTGAAAATTGGATAAATGCACAGATTGTTAAACTTACCCTTATGTTTTATACCTTACTTTAAGGAGGACCAAACATTTTTCGTATCTTGGAATtttaaatcaaaatatgtttgaaataaataataaatggtCTATCATTGATACATCTGTTGTCTTGTTTCAGTACATGACctaaggctgggattcaatccaatcgACCTTGTAGACGGTGCAGctttttaaaggcccagtgcagtcaaaaacgtgatttcctgtgttttatatacattaccaatcaaaagtttggacactcctcctcattcaagagtttttctttattttgactattttctacattgtagaataacagtgaagacatcaacactatgaaataacacatggaattatgtagtaaccaaaagtgttaaacaaatctaaatatattttatattcttcaaagtagccaccctttgccttgacgacagctttgcacagtctttgcattctctcaaccagcttcacctggaatgcttttccaacagtcttgaaggagttcccacgtatgctgagcacttgttggctgcttttccttcactctgctgtccaactcatcccaaaccatctcaattgggttgaggtcgggtgattgtggaggccaggtcatctgatgcatcactctccttggtcaaattgcccttacacagccaggaggtgtgttgggtcattgtcctgttgaaaaacaagtgatcgtcccactaagcgcaaaccagatgggatggcgtatcgctgcagaatgctgcgctagccatgctggttaagtgccttgaattctaaatacatcatacggtgtcaccagcaaagcaccatcacaccacctccatgcttcacggtgggaaccacacatgcagagatcatccgttcacctactctgcttctcagacacggcagttggaaccaaaaatctcaaatttggactcatcagaccaaaggacagatttccaccggtctaatgtcctcgtgtttcttagcccaagcaagtctcttcttattagtgtccttttagaagtggtttctttgcagcaattcgaccatgaaggcctgattcatgcagtctcctctgaacagttgatgttgagatgtgtctgtttacttgaactctgtgaagcatttatttgagctgcaatttctgaggctggtacctctaatgaacgtatcctctgcagcagaggtaactctgggtcttcctttcctgtggcggtcctcatgagtgcaagtttcatcatagcgcttgaataaacgttcaaagttcttgccattttccggattgactgaccatgtcttaaagtaatgatggactgtcatttctctttgcttatttgagctgttcttgccataatatggacttggtcttttaccaaatagggctatcttctgtataccacccctcccttgtcacaacacaactgattggctcaaacgcattaagaaggaaagatattccacaaattaactttatcaaggcacacctgttaattgaaatgcattcaaggtgactacctcatgaagctggttgagagaatgccaagagtctgcaaagctgtcatcaagttaaagggtggctactttgaagtatctcaaatataaaatatattttgatttaacactttttcagacactacatgattccatatgtgttctcatagttttgatgtcttaactattattctacaatgtaaaaaaataaaaacccttgaatgagcaggtgtgttcaaacctggtactgtatatttccacacaggttggaataatattgtgaaaatgataatgctctttcagtgtaagagctgtttgaaaagactgcttGACATTTCAGCccgttttggtgggatggagttttggcctgcctggtgacaaattagttaatagaccaataagacagagttccaaacctttctaccaataacagctagttttcaattgtaccctccccactcagaccactccgacagtcctagcaaaattcttgcttgagaaattgctctttgcgtAGAAGCTACATATttgtttgttttcaattaaaatagtcaaaaataatCACAGTAAGGATCTAACATAGTCCCGATTGAATCCCGGGCTCAATTAGCCAAATGACATGTTATGAAAACACTAGCCAGCCATCTCATGGAGTGACAATAAAAATCACACAAAGCGGGCCGTTGTATAGAAATAGATTCTCATCTTTAGTTAGGCATTTAAACATTGCATTCAATTGCACAATTTATAGGTGACGCATTCATATCTATGATCTGTAAGATTAAATGAACCCAATTGGTGATTAATATGAAATCAAATGGTACTCTGTAAAGAACAGTTGTGAGTGCAGTGCATGGTCTTCCCTTTTGAAATCAAATCAATTAGCACATTGCTTTCTTGAGTACAGTTCTGTTATTACAGATGATGAatcaaaacaaatacaaatgttgttgatcaagtattttatttaacctgtcATTCGCCAATAAAATAACCCaaaagagaaagaacagagaaATGATAAACAAAAAGTAGTGCATCATAATCCACTATATCTAGAATAAAGTGCTTTTGATAAAAGGATATGGCATCATGAGTCTTAGAAAAAATAGACATAACACAGCATCATAGTCGTTACAGTCATTTGGATTTTGGCATACCTGAGAGTTGCATTTCTTGGCTGCGGGTTTATGTTACAGCATTTTGAATGAATTCCTCTAATAATCTCAAAATAGAGTTAAACTAATAAGATTTGACTGATTGCTGCTTAAAGACCTGGGATTGGTCCAGCGATCTCCCTTTGAACCATTTATAGTATTTTCTATTGACATGATAACAGTAAGCACTTTGAGGCACCCATGCAGTATTATATTGTAATGTCAGCTTTGAATAATACCCATCTTCCTACCATATAGTAGCATGAGTTTCATTTTATGTTAGGAGTCAACCAGAGTAAACTAAACCGAGGTAGGACATCCCAGGCAACATGCTGGATCCAGGAGTGATGTGAAGCGGAGGGATACTGCACTGGAGTGATAACTCCAAACACTCCCCTACAGCAGACTTGGGATTGGTCTATCATCATCATGTCGCTActctcttcaccctctccccctctccctctctcagccgcTGAGGGGGTGCAGGTCAACCCTGATTTTCTCCCCGGTGCTCATCATGCCGATGGTAGGGTAGAACCCTCCTGCTGGCACTGCCACCTCCCTACGGCCCACCACCTTCCCATTCCTAGTGAAGAACACCTGGCACAACACAAGGGGGCGACAGTGAGTTAATATTCACACCAGGGTTGGGCTACATTTCATTTTAATCAATTCAGGAGAGCAACACAAATTGCCAATTTCCACTTCAGTGCCTACTGTTTGACAACTCCCATATCAAACCAAGTATCACATTAAAACCCCATAACTACTTTGTCATAACTCCTCTCCCCTGCTTCCCACTGAGCTAATGACCTGGCCCTGTTTGAAGGTTTGCTGATGTAGACAAAAGATACGTCTCTCACCATGACTTTACTCCCCTCCTGCTcttccccatcctcctcctcgtctTCATCATTCATGTAGAGTTCGTTCTGGACACGCCGCTGCTTGGGCCAGACCTCCAAGTCCCCGTCGtcactgtcatctgagggagacACACCAATATggtcagacagacacagacagattgaTAGACATGGAGATGAGGAGACATAACTTATGAGACAGACAACCATGAAACAAACAATGTCTTTGGAGAATAAAAGAAAGCAGCAAATGTAAGTGGGGAGTTTTTACAGTATAAGATGGCAGCAGCCTATTGTTCAACTCACCTCCACTGTCCAGGATGTAGTCCCGTGGGAACATGATGCCACAGCCCATGACGTCCCCCTCAAAACAGCGAGGGCCAAAGGCGTCTCCCACCCCACTACCCTGGAAAAGCTTCCCATCATCTGAGAGAGAAGAAGGAATGAGAGATCTATGAGCAAAGGgtgagcgtgtgtgtatgtgaatgagAGCCATCATTCTGCATTTCCATGCAAATTCAGTCAGAGGGCAAAAAGAAAAGTCCTATTTCTATGAATCTCCTGCATTGAAAAGGAAGTGAGTCCAACCCAGAACTTCAAAATGAGTGAGACTCCTACTCCTGTGTGCTTAAGGCTGGATACCACAGGCAGAAAAAATTACATTATTGAATCTAGCtataaattgagatttttggggTATTTTTGTCCTTTAATATGAGTACTTTAAAAAAGTACAGATAAAAATGTCCACAACTTAGTTTATCATACTACCGTAATCAATATTTCATTAATTTTAACCACTTTTAAAtggacatacactgagtataccaaacattaggaacaccttttgccctcagaacagcctcaattcgttgattggggcatggactctacaaggtgtcaaaagcgttccacagggatgttggcccatgttgactccaatgcttcccacagttgtgtcaagttggctggatgtcctttggatcttggaccattcttgatacacatgagaAACTGTttagtgtgaaaaacccagcagcgttgcagttcttgacacaaaccggtatgcctggcacctactaccataccccgttaaatattttgtcttgcccattaatCCTGAATGGCACatatgcacaatccatgtctcaaggcttaaaaatccttctttaattatctacactgattgaaatggatttcacaagtgaaatcaataagggatcatagctttcaactggattcacctggtcagtctatgtcatggaaagagtaggtgttttTAATATCTTGTATAATCAGTATAACACATCCATTATTTCACACATAATTTTAAAGCCCATTTCATAGAGAATGTTACAAACTGGACTATATTTAGTAACTTATTTAGAAAATAATATTTTGGGTCAAAACAGACGTTTGATGATTGGTAGGCTAATTCAGTGTACTTATATTTAACTGCCGTTTCCCGAAAATCATTCTCTTCCCACATGCCAACAAAAACTTCAGAAGCATTTACACATTGACAAAAGTTTGTGTGTTATCCTTAGATATATTCTCCATAACTATTCAAAGGGAATTGTTGATATGTTGTTCTCCAAAGATTATAGAGCAATTATTCTTGTAAAATGTGCCAAAAAAGCATTTTACATATATGTCTTTAGTGTTTTACAGATAGAAAGATTTTAAAAGTATTTATCCATAATCTTGTCTGAGTAAGTCCGGTCATGGAGTTTCTTAACAAAATGAAACCCAAATATTTAGGCTGACTTCCTCCAGTGTCGAGAAACATGTATTTGTGGTATATGCAAATACAGTATGTGCATAATTAATGAGATATGACCTTATTTGCATATGTTATACAATATTTCAGAACAATTTGAATACAAAAAAGTATTATATTTGTGTACATTCAACTGTTAAAAAGTTGATTGTGATTAAGAGAAAAAAATAATCTTATTAGGGTGGTGTGCCTGGCCTCAAAACATGAACTTAAACTCCACTTGTCCTCATATCAACCTCCCTGGCCAGTGGAATGGATGACTATCAACCAGAGGTCAGGGGGAATGTGTCTCATCCTTAGGGTGGATTATAGGAAGAGAAAGGGCGTATCCCCATGGAAACAATGACATGGAACACATGAAACATGAAGAGATCGCTAGGTGGGGTTTCACCTAATCACCACTTTGGCAGATAAGCAGTGATAAACACACAGGCTTATCATAAGAAAAACACACTGATCGGGGTATCCTACCATACATGCTGACTTGAACAACTCCTCTCTCAGTCTCTGGCTGAGCCCCACatagcaccttattcccttcatagggctctggtcaaaagtagtgcactatgtactgTAGGATATATTTTGAGTTTGACCACTTCTCTTTTTCTTTCCGTCTCCCTCTATAGGTTAGCCAAGGGCTACACCACACAGGCCTTTCATACAGTTTGGAAAGGATACATTCTgttcaatacagtatgaggttgACTGCTTCCTCCCTATAAACTGAAGGCTTTCACCACTATGACACTGTGGGCCGAATTCTAACTTGAGATAAACCAGGATAAGATGGCTTTAGAGAAGACATACATTGACATCGATGGGAGATTTGTGTCACAGTTTGGGTTATGGGATATTTGTATGACAGTTTGACTTATGTGCACGTCTCAAGGCAGGAGTCTGTCTGACCAATAATTAGAATCATGCTAAACTACAGTAGTCACATGTTTAGTGTATGGCAAGCAGGTACAGAGACAGACGCATTCAAACAAACAACCAACCAAGCCATCATGCAGAAACACTTGCAGAAGGACAGACAAACAGACGTTACATGACTCAGGACACTCACCTGCATGATAGGCTATGGAACCCCTGCTCCAGCCAGGGTGTCTGTTTTTGGGATAATTCTGTGAAATGAATATAACACGTCAATACAAAGTCAAGGAGCTCATTTTACTCATGAAtcgtcatttcagcaagccatgacacccaactg
It includes:
- the LOC120061955 gene encoding LIM domain and actin-binding protein 1-like isoform X1, giving the protein MEGGSSFSRKSWASQSLRVTARELSLVSTRGKTNAIAERFSKYQRAAEEANAEKKKASVGSLPPTLRSGNLSVLKKRWEQPAPRQDKPSLLPAGPPRARLIPPAVPKPVPPTEPRPPAKSPGSPGTQGSQDTAASRFQYPSAAIAKEGAERRMERKDQRPSEGEEEEGLMQVEEKVAPPSPCSPVEKPSVPLNSLKMMFEKGESAKRRVSTGLHSSSSEDMDQRIGVLSPDRVLETTSLKERMAKYQSAVTKKGPLARTASQLEGEDGSLKENVPPSGVAVVSTYARVCVRACGESEKFGVESQALESYSRKVAVAETNGDGMDTPTSKDSTSSPSSAHSDPPKAARKFCLPVRETCIACLKTVYPLERLVANTQIFHTSCFRCLHCNTKLSLGNYASLHGNVYCNPHFSQLFKAKGNYDEGFGHRPHKELWTPRAEGEEEEEGVDREVEKKPKEQAERVAAVSLPASSAKQPSPTVEESPLAKVTDLTASLETRSHTTSTEKLSSAEKIPEARKLRVAWPPPADSDAGTSQILEAGSGVGRPWRAKWPPEGEVSLSTQSHDRTELKSLRRSSSLKERSRPFSVAPSLTTTNALGPREPRRPLKSLLDRRGSLEDSRSMPREPEPKPQREREEERQESKIERKPAPPSGSVVDEETSSEEEVESLPAAQEEKRDEPMKRGKEVEEASLKCQSASPDISASPSLSPQPKHNRSSQDVGFWEGEEEGGEGEQLTVEEMIKRNRYYEEEEEEEDDV
- the LOC120061955 gene encoding LIM domain and actin-binding protein 1-like isoform X2 encodes the protein MEGGSSFSRKSWASQSLRVTARELSLVSTRGKTNAIAERFSKYQRAAEEANAEKKKASVGSLPPTLRSGNLSVLKKRWEQPAPRQDKPSLLPAGPPRARLIPPAVPKPVPPTEPRPPAKSPGSPGTQGSQDTAASRFQYPSAAIAKEGAERRMERKDQRPSEGEEEEGLMQVEEKVAPPSPCSPVEKPSVPLNSLKMMFEKGESAKRRVSTGLHSSSSEDMDQRIGVLSPDRVLETTSLKERMAKYQSAVTKKGPLARTASQLEGEDGSLKENVPPSGVAVSQALESYSRKVAVAETNGDGMDTPTSKDSTSSPSSAHSDPPKAARKFCLPVRETCIACLKTVYPLERLVANTQIFHTSCFRCLHCNTKLSLGNYASLHGNVYCNPHFSQLFKAKGNYDEGFGHRPHKELWTPRAEGEEEEEGVDREVEKKPKEQAERVAAVSLPASSAKQPSPTVEESPLAKVTDLTASLETRSHTTSTEKLSSAEKIPEARKLRVAWPPPADSDAGTSQILEAGSGVGRPWRAKWPPEGEVSLSTQSHDRTELKSLRRSSSLKERSRPFSVAPSLTTTNALGPREPRRPLKSLLDRRGSLEDSRSMPREPEPKPQREREEERQESKIERKPAPPSGSVVDEETSSEEEVESLPAAQEEKRDEPMKRGKEVEEASLKCQSASPDISASPSLSPQPKHNRSSQDVGFWEGEEEGGEGEQLTVEEMIKRNRYYEEEEEEEDDV